In Mucilaginibacter celer, one DNA window encodes the following:
- a CDS encoding DEAD/DEAH box helicase: MAWSDKLKLNKQLVRSVNEAGFANPTEVQLKCINRIIGGQDIIVVGPEGCGKTTTYVLTVLNRFNYAPEGVPRVLILVPDKEQVFEVIEQFNKLNKNQSIRIVPLYVTPGTEAQMDDLADGADIVVATPDRARAIYLKLGLNLNKVDMLVVDNADQIVAKGLQLPVVELANSIDKGQHLIFTEVLHAKLEKMIDPFMRQPALIEIDEFGDTAIETNEQLLYNVPNFGTKLNLLNLFMYDEELFTKTVVFVNTQTTAETIFQSLKSRLRTGVAYFNPKFFDIKGFKNIGDFKADSASRILIAVNENQDEIDLSGIPFIIQFDIPEDPDQFIGRINKAKFSDAVETMAITFATDIEMSALKKIEQLIGKKIPATDLPEDLVIVTEPKVKKAEKEDKKPSWAGEAFHEKKASNAKDYNFSAGTKAKMNKKKKHG, translated from the coding sequence ATGGCGTGGTCTGATAAATTGAAGCTTAACAAGCAACTGGTACGTTCGGTAAATGAAGCCGGCTTTGCAAACCCTACCGAGGTTCAGCTTAAATGTATTAACCGCATTATTGGCGGGCAGGATATTATTGTTGTTGGCCCCGAGGGTTGTGGCAAAACCACTACCTATGTTTTAACTGTTTTAAACCGCTTTAATTACGCCCCGGAGGGTGTGCCCCGCGTTTTAATCCTGGTGCCCGATAAAGAGCAGGTATTTGAGGTGATTGAACAGTTTAATAAACTGAATAAAAACCAATCCATCAGGATAGTGCCTTTGTACGTAACACCGGGCACCGAAGCGCAGATGGACGACCTGGCCGATGGTGCCGATATTGTAGTAGCTACTCCTGATCGTGCCCGGGCCATTTATCTTAAATTAGGTCTCAATCTTAATAAAGTGGACATGCTGGTTGTTGACAACGCCGATCAGATTGTAGCCAAAGGCCTGCAGTTACCGGTTGTTGAACTGGCCAACAGTATTGATAAAGGACAGCATTTAATATTTACTGAGGTACTGCATGCCAAACTCGAAAAAATGATCGATCCGTTTATGAGGCAGCCGGCCCTGATTGAAATAGATGAGTTTGGCGATACCGCTATCGAAACCAATGAGCAGTTGCTGTACAACGTACCTAATTTTGGCACCAAGCTTAACCTGCTTAATTTATTTATGTATGATGAGGAGCTGTTTACCAAAACAGTTGTATTTGTAAATACCCAAACCACTGCCGAAACCATATTTCAAAGCCTTAAAAGCCGCCTGCGCACAGGCGTGGCTTACTTTAACCCTAAGTTTTTTGATATTAAAGGTTTTAAAAACATTGGCGATTTTAAGGCCGATAGCGCATCGCGCATCCTGATAGCAGTTAACGAAAACCAGGATGAAATTGATCTGAGCGGAATCCCGTTTATTATCCAGTTTGATATTCCTGAAGATCCTGATCAGTTTATAGGGCGCATTAATAAGGCCAAATTTTCAGACGCGGTCGAAACCATGGCTATTACCTTTGCCACGGATATAGAAATGAGCGCGCTCAAGAAAATTGAGCAGCTGATAGGCAAAAAAATACCAGCCACCGATTTGCCTGAAGACCTGGTGATTGTAACTGAACCCAAGGTAAAAAAAGCAGAAAAGGAAGATAAAAAGCCTTCGTGGGCTGGCGAAGCTTTTCACGAAAAAAAGGCATCAAACGCAAAGGATTATAATTTTAGCGCCGGCACCAAGGCTAAAATGAATAAGAAGAAAAAGCACGGGTAA
- a CDS encoding GntR family transcriptional regulator, translating to MKNYLKILSIDEYSITPKYLQLSNAIIRAIESGQIVKDDMLPSINDLSYALDTSRNTIERVYKELKDKGIVSSVPGKGFFISNTDFQKPLKIFLLFNKLSAHKKIIYDAFVATIGEQAAVDFYIYNNDFYFFKKIIAEGIQSDYAKFIVIPHFLDNETKAHEIINTIPKDKLILLDNLVPGVTGKFAAIYEDFATDVYEALKSMLENLSRYHTLKLIFPGKTYHSKEIMKGFVNFCRQYAFEYDVVETLAAENIHKDTVYISLTEDDLVELVKKIIASDLKVAQDVGVISYNETALKEIILDGITTISTDFNLMGIKTAEFALSSCHEHFAVPFTVRLRKSL from the coding sequence GTGAAGAACTATCTGAAAATATTATCTATCGATGAGTACTCCATCACCCCGAAGTACCTGCAACTTTCTAACGCCATTATCAGGGCTATCGAAAGCGGGCAGATAGTGAAGGATGATATGCTGCCATCTATCAATGATTTGAGCTATGCGCTGGATACTTCACGCAATACTATAGAACGCGTTTATAAAGAACTGAAAGACAAGGGAATTGTAAGTTCAGTTCCAGGTAAAGGTTTTTTTATTTCGAATACCGATTTTCAGAAACCGCTCAAAATTTTCCTGCTGTTCAATAAATTAAGCGCCCATAAAAAGATCATTTATGATGCCTTTGTGGCTACCATAGGCGAGCAGGCGGCTGTAGATTTTTATATTTATAACAACGATTTTTATTTTTTTAAAAAGATTATTGCCGAGGGAATCCAAAGTGATTATGCCAAATTTATTGTCATACCCCACTTTTTGGATAATGAAACCAAGGCTCACGAAATCATCAACACCATCCCCAAGGATAAACTGATTTTGCTGGATAACCTGGTGCCGGGCGTTACGGGCAAATTTGCGGCGATATATGAAGATTTTGCCACCGATGTTTACGAAGCCCTTAAAAGCATGCTCGAAAACCTGAGCAGGTATCATACGCTCAAGCTGATCTTCCCCGGCAAAACCTATCACTCAAAAGAGATTATGAAAGGCTTTGTAAATTTTTGCCGCCAGTATGCTTTTGAGTACGATGTGGTTGAAACTTTAGCTGCCGAAAATATCCACAAAGATACCGTTTATATCAGTCTTACTGAAGATGACCTGGTTGAACTGGTAAAAAAGATCATCGCTTCAGATTTAAAAGTAGCCCAGGATGTAGGCGTGATATCTTATAACGAAACCGCGCTTAAAGAGATCATTCTCGACGGTATTACCACCATATCAACCGATTTTAATCTGATGGGCATCAAAACTGCCGAATTTGCGCTGAGCAGCTGCCACGAGCATTTTGCGGTGCCGTTTACGGTGAGGTTGAGGAAGTCGTTGTAG
- a CDS encoding cytochrome d ubiquinol oxidase subunit II yields the protein MLYIVILFLFAAITLYFLLGGADFGAGIIELFTSTDNKHRTRKIMYQAIGPIWEANHMWLIITVVILFVGFPVIYSEMCIYLHIPLLIMLLGVIARGTAFSFRNYDAVKDEKTQAFYTQIFVYSSFVTPLFLGIIAGSALSGQINPKATDFAHAYIFSWLNWFSVAVGFFTVALCGFLAAIYIVGETDDVDEIKRYIRKAKIMNIVAVICGALVFLASGYEKVHLANWIFGNPVSLVAVIAATISLGVLYLIISHKRNRQWIRLLAAFQVCMILISVGFSRFPRFVIFKDGSSMSLLTEHANDNSIDDLGIGLLVGSLFILPALGYLYYAFKKKDR from the coding sequence ATGCTTTACATCGTCATCCTTTTCCTTTTCGCCGCCATCACCCTCTATTTTTTACTGGGCGGGGCCGATTTTGGTGCCGGCATTATCGAGCTTTTTACCTCGACAGATAATAAGCACCGCACCCGCAAAATTATGTACCAGGCCATAGGCCCCATTTGGGAGGCTAACCACATGTGGCTCATTATTACCGTGGTAATCCTGTTTGTGGGTTTCCCTGTTATTTACAGCGAAATGTGTATTTACCTGCACATCCCGCTGCTTATTATGCTGTTAGGCGTAATTGCCCGCGGCACTGCCTTCTCCTTTCGTAATTATGATGCGGTGAAGGATGAGAAAACACAGGCTTTTTATACCCAGATCTTTGTTTACTCAAGCTTTGTAACACCGCTGTTTTTAGGCATCATAGCAGGCAGCGCACTCTCGGGCCAGATCAACCCCAAAGCAACCGATTTTGCCCATGCATATATTTTTAGCTGGCTTAACTGGTTTTCGGTAGCGGTGGGCTTTTTTACGGTGGCACTGTGCGGCTTCCTCGCTGCCATCTATATTGTAGGCGAAACTGATGATGTAGACGAGATTAAGCGTTACATCCGCAAAGCCAAAATCATGAACATAGTGGCCGTAATTTGCGGCGCACTGGTATTCCTGGCTTCAGGTTATGAAAAAGTTCATTTAGCCAACTGGATTTTTGGAAACCCCGTAAGCTTAGTTGCGGTAATTGCGGCAACTATTTCATTAGGAGTACTTTATCTGATTATATCCCACAAACGCAACCGGCAATGGATCAGGCTTCTGGCCGCTTTCCAGGTGTGTATGATTTTGATATCGGTAGGTTTTTCGCGCTTCCCGAGGTTTGTTATTTTTAAAGATGGCAGCTCGATGTCGCTGCTTACCGAGCATGCCAACGACAACAGTATTGACGATTTGGGGATAGGTTTGCTGGTGGGTAGTTTATTTATTTTGCCGGCGCTGGGGTATTTGTACTACGCATTTAAAAAGAAAGACCGTTGA
- a CDS encoding 3-keto-disaccharide hydrolase: protein MKKILYPAIALFASAAFMPAQAQTKLFDGKTLNGWKRLAGTADYKVEDGAIVGTTVLNSGNSFLVTEKEYGDFILELDAKIESDLSNSGVQTRSHYDPEGNKGKGKVYGRQFEIDPSSRKWTGGIYDEGRRDWLYPLDLNPKAKDAFKVGEYNHIKIECIGNEMKTWINGVPAGDVVDTIDSKGFIALQVHAVSEEKQAGKKVYFKNLNLKTTNLKSTPFPKDVYVVNLTPNSITGAEKAAGWKLLYDGKTNTGWRGATLKGFPDKGWEYTNGTMHVLPSAGQEESGGGDIVTNDNYGAFDLSFEFKLTPGANSGVKYFVTLSEVTKGSAIGLEYQVLDDKLHPDAKLGRDGDRTLASLYDLIKANKQDRFVHPIGAWNTGRVVVYPNNHVEHYLNGIKVLEYDRGSQAYRDLVAISKYKIWKNFGEAAEGHLLLQDHGNEVFFRSIKVRNLK, encoded by the coding sequence ATGAAAAAAATACTATACCCTGCAATTGCACTTTTTGCCTCGGCGGCATTTATGCCCGCACAGGCCCAGACCAAATTATTTGATGGCAAAACCCTTAACGGCTGGAAACGTCTTGCCGGCACTGCCGATTATAAAGTTGAAGACGGTGCCATCGTTGGCACCACCGTATTAAACTCGGGCAACTCATTCCTGGTTACTGAAAAGGAATACGGCGATTTTATCCTGGAGCTGGATGCCAAAATTGAAAGCGACCTGAGTAACTCGGGTGTGCAAACCCGCAGCCATTATGATCCCGAAGGCAACAAAGGCAAAGGGAAAGTTTACGGCCGCCAGTTTGAAATTGACCCTTCGAGCCGTAAGTGGACCGGCGGTATTTACGACGAAGGCCGCCGCGATTGGCTGTACCCCCTCGATCTGAACCCGAAAGCAAAAGATGCCTTTAAAGTTGGCGAGTACAACCACATTAAAATTGAATGCATAGGCAACGAAATGAAAACCTGGATAAACGGGGTACCTGCAGGAGATGTGGTTGACACCATAGACAGCAAAGGTTTTATAGCCCTGCAGGTGCATGCCGTGAGCGAAGAAAAACAGGCCGGTAAAAAGGTGTACTTTAAAAACCTCAACCTTAAAACCACCAACTTAAAATCAACGCCGTTTCCTAAAGATGTGTACGTGGTAAACCTTACCCCAAACAGCATCACCGGAGCCGAAAAAGCTGCCGGCTGGAAACTGCTGTACGATGGTAAAACCAATACAGGCTGGCGCGGAGCCACATTAAAAGGCTTCCCCGACAAAGGCTGGGAATATACCAACGGTACTATGCACGTGCTGCCTTCGGCCGGGCAGGAAGAATCGGGCGGTGGTGATATCGTAACCAATGATAATTACGGCGCGTTCGATCTTTCGTTCGAGTTTAAGCTTACGCCGGGTGCCAACAGCGGTGTTAAATATTTTGTCACCCTTTCTGAAGTTACCAAAGGTTCGGCCATCGGTTTGGAATACCAGGTGCTTGATGATAAACTGCATCCCGATGCCAAGCTGGGCCGCGACGGCGACCGCACACTTGCTTCGCTGTATGATTTGATTAAAGCCAATAAACAGGATCGCTTTGTACACCCGATTGGTGCCTGGAACACAGGCAGGGTAGTGGTTTATCCTAATAACCATGTTGAACACTACCTGAACGGTATTAAAGTACTTGAATACGACCGCGGCTCACAAGCCTACCGCGACCTCGTAGCCATCAGCAAATACAAAATCTGGAAAAACTTTGGCGAAGCAGCTGAGGGGCATTTGTTGTTACAGGATCATGGCAACGAGGTGTTTTTCAGGAGTATTAAGGTGAGGAATTTGAAGTAA
- a CDS encoding aldo/keto reductase, whose amino-acid sequence MEYKQLGASGLRVPVLSFGTATFGGGNEFFKAWGDTQLDEAKKLVNLCLDAGVNLFDTANVYSHGISEEILGKAIEGIRNEVLISTKATFTMGSGVNDFGSSRFHLIKSAEESLKRLNTDRIDIYHMHGFDATTPVEETLRALDDLVTSGKVRYIACSNFSGWHLMKSLSVSERYGWSRYVAHQAYYSLLNREFEWELMPLGIDQKVSTIVWSPLSSGQLSGKFRRGQPIPADSRTVKGGAHGPATNFEHLYNIIDVLDEVAEETGKSVPQVALNWLLQRPTVANIVIGARNEEQLKQNLGAIGWNLTTEQVKKLDTASEVDPIYPYWHQRQNLKLVPLPIQY is encoded by the coding sequence ATGGAATACAAACAATTAGGAGCATCAGGATTGCGGGTGCCCGTATTAAGCTTTGGCACGGCCACTTTTGGCGGCGGTAACGAATTTTTTAAAGCCTGGGGCGATACCCAGCTTGATGAAGCCAAAAAGCTGGTAAACCTATGTCTCGATGCCGGCGTTAACCTTTTTGATACCGCCAATGTTTATTCGCACGGTATTTCTGAAGAAATTTTGGGCAAGGCCATTGAGGGGATCAGGAACGAAGTGCTGATCTCAACCAAGGCTACTTTTACCATGGGCAGCGGCGTTAACGATTTTGGATCATCGCGCTTCCACCTCATTAAATCGGCCGAAGAAAGTTTGAAACGCTTAAATACCGACCGGATTGATATTTACCACATGCACGGTTTTGATGCCACCACACCTGTTGAAGAAACCCTGCGTGCGCTTGATGACCTGGTTACAAGCGGCAAAGTGCGCTACATAGCCTGCTCCAACTTTTCGGGCTGGCACCTCATGAAATCGTTATCTGTGTCCGAAAGATATGGCTGGAGCCGTTATGTTGCTCACCAGGCTTATTACTCCTTATTAAACCGCGAGTTTGAATGGGAACTAATGCCGCTTGGTATCGATCAAAAAGTGAGCACTATTGTATGGAGCCCGCTGTCATCAGGCCAGCTTAGCGGTAAATTCAGGAGAGGGCAACCTATCCCCGCCGACTCGAGAACAGTAAAGGGCGGTGCTCACGGCCCGGCTACCAATTTTGAGCATTTATATAATATTATTGATGTCTTGGATGAGGTTGCCGAAGAAACCGGTAAATCAGTACCGCAGGTAGCTTTGAACTGGTTGCTGCAACGCCCAACCGTTGCCAACATTGTAATAGGCGCCCGCAACGAAGAACAATTAAAACAAAACCTCGGTGCCATAGGCTGGAATTTAACCACCGAACAGGTTAAAAAACTGGATACCGCCAGCGAGGTTGACCCGATATATCCGTACTGGCACCAGCGCCAAAACCTGAAACTGGTTCCGCTGCCGATACAATACTAA
- a CDS encoding CDGSH iron-sulfur domain-containing protein: MEKTKLTINNNGSVKIEGDFEIVDMQGNAYGLQGRTVVSICRCGLSQNKPFCDGSHKGHFEHNAIAFDLPPKKV, from the coding sequence ATGGAAAAAACTAAACTTACTATTAATAATAACGGCTCGGTGAAAATTGAGGGCGATTTTGAAATTGTAGATATGCAGGGCAATGCTTATGGCTTGCAGGGTCGTACGGTAGTTTCGATATGCCGCTGCGGCTTATCGCAAAACAAACCATTTTGCGATGGTTCGCACAAAGGCCATTTCGAGCATAACGCTATTGCTTTTGATCTTCCTCCAAAAAAAGTGTAA
- a CDS encoding tRNA pseudouridine synthase A, with protein sequence MRYFFHIGYHGTRYAGWQKLSSALTVQEAIETALKRIFKYEVNIVGCGRTDAGVHASQFFFHTEINAEPDFDLLFRLNKVLPDDIAVFDIIPMQGDPHARFDGVKRSYDYFIHNYKDPFLSKFSSFYPDQDLNLEAMAKAVSVLPKYNDYRALCKMPDRVDNTRCNVMSAGLYIDENGYKLRFSITANRFLNRMIRITVGRLLEIGRGEMSVDEFEFYIANKQTPKIIIPAKPEGLYLSKVTYRYLDLEPRSAFSLLSNSEWQPL encoded by the coding sequence ATGCGCTACTTTTTTCATATTGGTTATCACGGCACACGATATGCAGGCTGGCAGAAACTATCCAGCGCATTAACCGTGCAGGAAGCCATTGAAACGGCACTCAAGCGCATTTTTAAATATGAAGTAAATATAGTGGGCTGCGGCCGCACTGATGCCGGGGTACATGCCAGCCAGTTCTTTTTTCATACGGAAATAAACGCTGAGCCTGATTTTGATCTGCTGTTTCGCCTTAATAAGGTGCTGCCCGATGATATAGCCGTATTTGATATTATCCCGATGCAGGGCGATCCGCACGCGCGTTTTGATGGCGTAAAGCGCAGTTACGATTACTTTATCCATAATTATAAAGACCCTTTCCTGAGCAAATTCAGTTCTTTTTATCCCGATCAGGACCTAAACTTGGAAGCCATGGCTAAAGCGGTTTCCGTGTTGCCAAAGTATAACGATTATCGTGCGCTATGCAAAATGCCCGACAGGGTTGACAATACCCGCTGCAATGTAATGTCGGCCGGGTTATATATCGATGAAAACGGGTATAAACTCAGGTTCAGTATCACTGCCAATCGTTTTTTAAACCGGATGATCAGGATCACAGTTGGTCGCTTACTGGAAATTGGCCGCGGTGAAATGAGTGTGGATGAATTTGAGTTTTATATCGCCAATAAACAAACCCCAAAAATCATTATACCGGCAAAACCCGAAGGCCTTTACTTATCTAAAGTAACCTACCGTTACCTGGATTTGGAGCCGCGCTCGGCATTTTCGTTGCTTAGTAATAGCGAGTGGCAGCCTTTATAA
- a CDS encoding VF530 family DNA-binding protein: MQQQPNNPLYGKTLEAIVTELVEHYGWKELGARIRINCFNDNPSIKSSLKFLRKTDWARKKVEELYLNRD; the protein is encoded by the coding sequence ATGCAGCAACAGCCCAACAATCCGCTCTACGGTAAAACCCTCGAAGCTATAGTAACCGAACTGGTAGAACATTATGGATGGAAGGAACTGGGCGCGCGCATCCGCATCAATTGTTTTAATGATAACCCGAGCATTAAATCGAGCCTGAAGTTTTTAAGGAAGACTGATTGGGCGAGGAAAAAGGTTGAAGAATTATATTTGAACCGTGATTGA
- a CDS encoding Gfo/Idh/MocA family protein gives MDRRKFIQSTALAGTSFVLAPQLSNASGIFKGSPNDKVVLGMMGTNSRGLYLAQSFAKIPNVEIGYICDVDANVVAKTIEAIYKQTGKKPQGITDIRKMLEIKDVDAVVIAAPDHWHAPATVMACQAGKHVYVEKPCSHNPHEGELAIAASKKYNRLVQMGSQRRSFSNVQAMVKELHDGVIGRAYYAKGWYTNHRATIGKGKQVPVPANLNYELWQGPAPRKAYQDNLIHYNWHWFWNWGTGEALNNGTHELDVIRWGLGVDYPSKVVSTGGRFHFNDDWQTPDTQNILFNFPNNTAAEWESRSCNGYNIEQLGRGVIFYGDKGTLFYDGGNGYRVYDGDSKLVKEIKDDTKVDATNKVSPTEALDGFHLKNFADSVRGTDKLNCPIETGFKSTLLPQLGNISYRVDRVLHIDPNNGHILNDAEAQKLWSREYEKGWEVKV, from the coding sequence ATGGATAGAAGAAAATTTATTCAGTCAACAGCCCTTGCCGGTACCAGCTTTGTGCTTGCGCCGCAGTTATCAAATGCTTCGGGAATATTTAAAGGCTCGCCAAACGATAAAGTGGTGTTAGGTATGATGGGTACCAACAGCCGCGGCCTGTACCTGGCCCAAAGCTTTGCCAAAATACCCAATGTAGAGATAGGCTATATATGCGATGTTGATGCAAATGTTGTTGCTAAAACAATTGAGGCCATCTACAAGCAAACCGGCAAAAAGCCGCAGGGTATTACCGATATCCGCAAAATGCTGGAGATAAAAGATGTTGATGCCGTAGTTATTGCCGCGCCCGATCACTGGCATGCCCCGGCCACCGTTATGGCCTGCCAGGCGGGTAAACATGTTTATGTAGAAAAGCCATGCAGTCATAACCCGCACGAGGGTGAACTGGCCATTGCCGCATCAAAAAAATATAACCGGCTGGTGCAAATGGGCAGCCAGCGCCGCTCGTTCTCAAACGTGCAGGCTATGGTGAAAGAGTTGCATGATGGTGTTATCGGCCGGGCTTATTATGCCAAGGGCTGGTATACCAATCACCGGGCTACCATAGGCAAAGGTAAGCAGGTGCCTGTTCCTGCAAATTTAAATTATGAGCTGTGGCAGGGGCCGGCACCGCGCAAAGCCTACCAGGATAACCTTATTCACTACAACTGGCACTGGTTTTGGAACTGGGGAACCGGCGAGGCCCTGAACAACGGTACGCATGAGCTGGATGTGATTCGCTGGGGGCTTGGGGTTGATTACCCCAGCAAGGTGGTATCAACCGGAGGCCGTTTTCATTTTAATGATGATTGGCAAACGCCCGATACCCAGAACATTCTTTTTAATTTCCCCAACAATACAGCCGCCGAATGGGAAAGCCGCAGCTGCAATGGCTACAATATTGAGCAATTGGGCAGGGGCGTGATATTTTATGGCGATAAAGGCACCTTGTTTTATGATGGAGGTAATGGCTACCGTGTTTACGATGGCGATAGCAAACTGGTAAAGGAAATTAAGGATGATACCAAAGTGGATGCCACCAACAAAGTAAGCCCCACCGAGGCTTTAGACGGCTTCCATTTAAAAAACTTTGCCGACTCGGTTAGAGGAACTGATAAGTTGAACTGCCCGATAGAAACCGGCTTTAAATCAACCCTGCTGCCACAATTAGGCAATATCTCGTACCGGGTTGACCGTGTATTGCATATCGACCCCAATAACGGTCATATTTTAAATGATGCCGAGGCGCAAAAGCTTTGGAGCCGTGAGTATGAGAAAGGGTGGGAAGTGAAAGTTTAA
- a CDS encoding family 78 glycoside hydrolase catalytic domain, whose translation MALNHNHSKICFVAVTCMLLFTASVKAQDIYAQYRQSWLKKAEDFKPKLTETVKQPIGLVKMEKDASAFQGWKAVKGNGIDSLYNQSFKKQSGVVADFGEHLTGYCTFTINTLRGTQDAPVRLKFTFGEVPAELSVPFDPYPGGLSRAWLQDEIITVTEMPATITIPRRLACRYVKIELLGASSYFDFHITKIQFKATTSVTTTPAGLAAGTSPMINDIDRVGLTTLKECMQTVYEDGPKRDRRLWIGDLYLESLANMYSFKNYDLTRRCFYLLAGLSGDDGILISNVFETPEPHAQVGNRLLDYCFLYNVALKEYVAATNDKQTGLELWPVAKKQLDIARKYAGADGMMDYVKAGKEWWVFFDWKDGLDKQGPLQGLTVYALNQTYQLAKLLGKENEVADIPALAKKLKDAAHKNLYDKKQGLFVSGTDKQISYGTQAWMILSGVASKAEAQKALKALPGVANAVHPGGPYMYHYYMAALIESGLKTEAKEALQNYWGDMVKKGADTFWEVYDPNDELKSPYNFYPVNSYCHAWSCTPVYFIRKYPDTFQN comes from the coding sequence ATGGCATTAAACCACAACCACAGCAAAATTTGTTTTGTAGCCGTCACCTGCATGCTGCTTTTTACCGCAAGCGTAAAAGCCCAGGACATTTATGCCCAATACCGGCAAAGCTGGCTAAAAAAAGCGGAAGACTTTAAACCCAAACTCACCGAAACGGTAAAACAACCCATCGGCCTTGTAAAAATGGAAAAGGATGCATCAGCTTTTCAGGGTTGGAAAGCTGTAAAAGGCAACGGTATCGATTCGCTTTATAACCAATCATTCAAAAAACAAAGCGGCGTTGTTGCCGATTTTGGCGAGCATTTAACCGGCTATTGCACTTTTACCATTAACACCTTAAGGGGAACCCAGGATGCACCGGTGCGATTGAAGTTTACTTTTGGAGAGGTACCGGCCGAGCTTTCGGTACCGTTTGATCCGTACCCCGGCGGCTTAAGCCGGGCATGGCTGCAGGACGAAATTATAACCGTTACCGAAATGCCTGCCACTATTACCATACCGCGCAGGCTGGCTTGCCGTTACGTGAAAATTGAACTGCTGGGTGCTTCATCATATTTTGATTTCCATATCACCAAAATCCAGTTTAAAGCAACTACTTCGGTTACAACCACGCCGGCCGGTTTAGCTGCAGGTACATCACCAATGATTAATGATATTGACAGGGTAGGGCTTACTACTTTGAAGGAGTGTATGCAAACCGTGTATGAAGACGGCCCCAAACGCGATCGCCGCCTTTGGATAGGCGACCTGTACCTCGAATCGCTCGCCAACATGTATTCGTTTAAAAACTATGATCTAACCCGCCGTTGTTTTTACCTGCTGGCAGGTTTATCAGGCGATGACGGCATCCTGATCTCCAACGTGTTTGAAACGCCCGAACCGCATGCACAGGTTGGTAACCGCCTGCTTGATTATTGTTTTCTTTATAATGTAGCGTTAAAGGAGTACGTAGCAGCCACCAATGATAAGCAAACCGGCCTGGAGTTATGGCCTGTTGCAAAAAAGCAACTCGACATTGCCCGTAAATATGCCGGGGCAGACGGCATGATGGATTATGTAAAGGCAGGCAAGGAATGGTGGGTGTTTTTTGACTGGAAGGATGGGCTGGATAAACAAGGCCCGCTGCAGGGATTAACCGTTTATGCCCTCAACCAAACCTACCAGCTGGCAAAATTATTAGGCAAGGAAAATGAAGTAGCCGATATTCCTGCATTGGCAAAAAAGCTGAAAGATGCCGCCCATAAAAACCTGTACGATAAAAAGCAGGGCTTATTTGTAAGCGGTACGGATAAACAAATCTCGTACGGAACGCAGGCCTGGATGATATTGAGCGGCGTAGCATCAAAAGCTGAAGCCCAAAAAGCCCTGAAAGCTTTACCCGGTGTGGCCAATGCAGTGCACCCGGGCGGTCCATACATGTATCACTATTATATGGCGGCCTTAATTGAAAGCGGATTAAAAACAGAAGCAAAAGAAGCACTGCAAAACTACTGGGGCGATATGGTAAAAAAAGGCGCCGATACATTTTGGGAGGTATACGACCCCAACGATGAGCTGAAATCGCCTTATAATTTTTACCCAGTGAATAGCTATTGCCATGCCTGGAGCTGTACGCCGGTGTATTTTATCAGGAAATACCCGGATACATTTCAAAACTGA